The DNA window GTAGCACCAAAAACTGCTATCTGACCTGTTTTGCAGTATCCTTGAGCAGGTCATTCAGGGTCAAAGCGGCCTCTTTGCGCTGCTCCTCATACACATGGGTGTAGATTCGTAGGGTCAAACTGGCATCCTGATGTCCCAGTCTTTCTGCCACCACTTTGATGGGAATCCCTTGCCGTACCAGCAAGGAAGCTGATGTGTGTCGCAGGTCATGCAGTCTGATTCTGGGCACCCCAGCGAGCCCAATCAGCTTGTGGAACACCTT is part of the Deinococcus cellulosilyticus NBRC 106333 = KACC 11606 genome and encodes:
- a CDS encoding tyrosine-type recombinase/integrase — its product is KVFHKLIGLAGVPRIRLHDLRHTSASLLVRQGIPIKVVAERLGHQDASLTLRIYTHVYEEQRKEAALTLNDLLKDTAKQVR